ACTAGAACCTAAACTAAGAAACTAAATCTAAAGTAAATAACAGCCAACTTTTTGGAGTCACGTGTCATAgttctatttattattcgtGACTCACTGTCAGAACTCAGATTTCACAACTCCGGGGCATTGACGTCAATTGTTCATATAGACTAGGTTATGGTAATCTTtggaatatatattcaaaaacAGTTTTCGCACTTCTTGTTTGCCATACTTAATATTCGCTTAGAGCTTCCTAGAACGAATCATCCCAAATGCAATGGAAGATTTACTCATGGTCATGGTAAATTAATTCTAGAACACTTTTCGCACTTTAGGCTCATTTGCATAAGGCGGATTTTTCCATCGCCAATGTGAATGGCCTTACTTGCAATATGATTTAATATGAGTATGAATAGAACTCATATTTGAGAGACCCACGATTAGTGACCAATTGAAAGGCGATTTACTTTGGATTTTcgaattgtttttatttgtaaatatttattttctttttatttgtctCGGACGGAGAGCaagttttgttgttgtcgtctaTACGTAAATTTGTGTGTGACTTATAACTTATGTCGTACCGTGCTAAATACCTAAACCTACACAAATGAAGATACGAAAATGAGTGAATGTGGGTGTTTGGGTGTTTTGGGTGTTTGAGTGTTAGTTGTTGGTTGCTGGGTGTTGGGTGTTGGAGTGagtgtgattgtgattgttaACCATTGCGGTGCAGGTGTGTTGGTTTGGATAATGATAGAATAGAATAgggtttaatttaaaaaacgaTTATCGACTATGTCCCGCCCTCGCATAGACAGACGCAAGATTAAGTGACGATCCTTCCCATCGGTGATCCGCGAGCCCATCTCGATCTCGACCTGGATGCCCGGACGCCAGTATCCCGATCCTCGAGGTCCCTAGTTGGCCGCCTTCTTCGACTTCTTCATCCGCTCGCcctcgttctcgttctcatCCAACTTGGCGCTCTCCGTGCTGCTCGACTCGGCATCGTACTCCAGCTCGGGATCCGGTACCTCGGCATAGTGCACATGACCCACCATGGTGGCACCGGCCACCACGCCATCCTTGAACTCCTCGGGTCCGCCCAGCTGGGAGGCGTGGGTGCCATCGCCGTACTTCTCGAGGGTGCGACGCACCAGCTCCTTGGACGGCTGCTTCATGTTCCAGGCCCAGCCCAGCTTGTGGAACGCATCCAGCACCATGGTGGTGAAGTTGACGGTGTAGTTGCCCAGCTCAGCTGCCTTGTAATCCCAGGGGAAGACGTGGTGGTAGTTGTGCCATCCCTCGCCCATGGCCAACAGAGAGACGTAGATGTTCTCGCTGGGCATGATCCGCCTGGAGAGGAACAGATAACAGCAGCTCAGTTAGAAATGTCAGTAGAAACATCTGCACTCATTCCCCAAATTCAACATGATAGTATCAGCATCTGACATGGTAATCACACTTACTTGTCGTAGGGGCGGGATCCCCACAAGTGGGCGGCACTGTTCACGGACCAGGTGAAGTTGAGGCTGCTCACGTAGCGGAACAAGCACTGCTGGATGAAGGCCAGGGTCCAGGTCTCGCCCCAGCAGTAGACCGGGATGACGGTGGGCAAGATGAAGCAGAAGAAGGTCTTCAGGGGGATGAAGTACTTCTGGTGGAAGCGCACCACGGGATCGGCCAGAATGTCGCTCATGTCGATCTGGCGACCGCGACGCAGTACCTCCGGATGCTTCAGCATCATCAGCCAGCCCACGTGCGAGAAGAAGAAGCCTCTGTTGGCATTGTGGGGATCCGCATCCGTCTCCGAGTATTTGTGATGAACTCGATGGTCGCGAACCCAGTCATACAGCGTGTTCTGAAAAGCGTTATTTGATATTACATAAAGAAGTTATCAGATAAACATGTTAATCACAAATCtctaaaataaaacgaaattgaCCGTAAAAATGATATATCTTTTAAAGTATCCGTATCTAAACGCTGAAATCTTCGCTAGGTCAGGGGGGTTTATTTAACAAGTCGTCAAATTTGATGGCTTCTCTTAATATCCAAGTCGCTcagcatatgtacatacatactcgtattttACAATGTATATATCTTATTTTTTGAAGCTGAGCTTGATTTTAGCTTCTGTGGCTGCGCTTAATCGCTGCAGTCATTAAATAAGACAAATGTATCTGCGGGATACACAAAGCACTTTGGCGAGTAGTTGGAATTGTCAATTTTACAGTTTGTCAGCCGCGACAGGCATTAAGTTGTTATACTTAATGATGCAATTAATGTTAATTGCATTACAGCCCCGAAAAATGAACGCAAAAACGAAGGTGTCGCGTCAAATGAATTGGCAAATTGCGGACCACTCTTCAGGTGGCATTACGTGTGCCACCAAAGGTCGACTAACTAATCTTGGAACCCATCTAAAAACCCTAGACAACTCACCTGTCCAGCCACACAGTAGCAGACCATCAGAATGGAGCGCAGCACGGTGTTGGCCTTGTAGCTCTTGTGGGTCCAGAACCTGTGGGCTCCGGCCGTAACTCCAAATCCGGCCACGCCGCCCACAAAGAAGGCTAAAATGTATAGAGATAGAGAGTTAGAGTTAAAGTTAAATGTAAGTGTTGGCTATAAAGATTTTTTGAACAAAAGCAGTGCTAATTGGATGGCAATAGGAAAACCCGAAATTACATTTCCGCAAATTGAGCTATTTGAGGCTGAGTGCTAATTCCGCGGACAAACAAATGGAGTATAAAAGAGAACCAAGATCGCCCAAGGTTGTCGATACGGGGAACTTTATAATAGACAGACAGTTCGGTGAATGACTGATCACGACTGCGACTACTGTCATCAGAAATATCAGGTGCAAGCCCTTGCAGTCGATCTCAACCATTAGTTCCTCAATTAGAATATGCAAAATGCCATTGTCACCATTCCCATTGTACTGGATAATTAGAAGTAATGACTATTTGATAGCAAGAGGGTTTTCCGCCTCAACTAACGATCGCCGGTATGGAGGGATCTTTGGGCATATGCTCACACCTCGCATATTTCGGCAACCGACTAATGAACCATTAACGATTTCTCTGAATGGAACGTCCAATTGATTCGAGGAAAGATTAGCCTTCAAAATGTTGCGACAAAACCAGTTTCGTCTcaccaaaataccaaaaaaaaaaaaagttaacaaTTAAAGGCCACGCCGAGTGCGGAAATGAACAAACTTATCATTGGTGTGCCCACAAATGGGTGACCACCTATGAGCTGAACTTTGAGAAACCAATAACCATAACCATAGGTACATTAAATCTATGCATATATGAAgtatatctatgtatcttGGGGTCCCAGTTGCTCATGAAATATTCCCATTTCTTGTGCTTGTTTGTTGCGGTAATGCAAATGGCAGTGCACATTTATATTTGGGCCGCCATTCGAATGACTATATCACGATATCTAATTTTgagatttgcatttgcattttaaatgcagtGCAACTTGGGGCACTGCAAGCAAATACAGGTCAAGTTCAGTCTGTTTCGAAATTAGATTTCCGACTTGACTACGGAATCGCTGTATTGCATTAACCATTCGCCGTTCATCTTTTGTGAttccaaaaccgaaaaaacaTCTGTGTCCCTGAATCGCAAGAAGTGCGTTGACTCGCTGCCCGCTGCCTCCTTATACAAATGTTAGTTTTTTGGCCGGATTCATTAACGCCCAATGTTAATGCGCTTATGTAAGTCCCCTCGGCGGCTTTTGCTCCCTTGATTTTCAGACCCATCGCATTTAATCAATATCTCGAACCGAGCACGACAATTTTCGCCATCTACGAAAACCGGCAAAAGATGATAATTCCCAGCATGCCACTCAGGAGCATCATCGAGCATCTTTAAGCGCTGCACGTTCGTCCGgcaatttgccaaaatatttACGAGCTCGACGCCCCAAAAAGGGATACGCAGCTTGCAAGGATACTCCCTGTActcagtttttcagtttttttcggattttttTGTACCTGTCATACCACACAATGtgcaataaatattgaaaattacCAGGTATTAAGGCATTTTTCGCTGCACGGCCATTAAGGGGGAAGTGCCCCATGTAACCCAAGTAACCAAGTACCTGCAGCTTCGTATGACCTGGTAATTCCAATGAAAACGAAATCGCTGGTGGAGCATCCCCCCTCCAAACTGATTTCTGTCTCAATGTCAACCGATTTTTTGCCCCACTCGCATGTGTAGTGCTCATAAACTGAGTCAGTGCTTACCGCACAGATAAATCATCTTTTGTCTGGTTTGTctgagttttgagttttgcgAGTTGAGATCTAAAATGGTTACACCTTGGTAACTTTGAAGATCTGCAGTTAAAAGACAGATACAAGTTAAGATCAGAAGATAGTCCTCGTATTATCTAGAGCCACCTTCGGAACCACAAACtatttttaactatttatgAATAAATCATGATTCATGGAAAACACTAAAAGACCCAGAAATTTCTAGCTCAGCCTTGTTTATCCAACTTCGAGGTTCGATGACAATGGTTTAGATCTTCCAAAGACCCAATTAAATTTGTGTCAAGCGATTCTTGTTTCTCTTTCGCGGCGACAAGCGCTCTTTTGGCCGCATATTTATACCAGAGGCAGCacgttttg
This genomic stretch from Drosophila yakuba strain Tai18E2 chromosome 3R, Prin_Dyak_Tai18E2_2.1, whole genome shotgun sequence harbors:
- the LOC6538852 gene encoding acyl-CoA Delta(11) desaturase — protein: MGHLSTSERVCSKTPAIAGDSSPPLLARRSKLPNGDAQQQVRRGEDSSPELPPRAKLQLPPKREELPRSVVPKEIAKHVPKDAINLEEYTRTFVGDRVLGWQFQAPLKWDKVIQISLLHIVAFICLLTYPLRELNPYTTVWSFFVGGVAGFGVTAGAHRFWTHKSYKANTVLRSILMVCYCVAGQNTLYDWVRDHRVHHKYSETDADPHNANRGFFFSHVGWLMMLKHPEVLRRGRQIDMSDILADPVVRFHQKYFIPLKTFFCFILPTVIPVYCWGETWTLAFIQQCLFRYVSSLNFTWSVNSAAHLWGSRPYDKRIMPSENIYVSLLAMGEGWHNYHHVFPWDYKAAELGNYTVNFTTMVLDAFHKLGWAWNMKQPSKELVRRTLEKYGDGTHASQLGGPEEFKDGVVAGATMVGHVHYAEVPDPELEYDAESSSTESAKLDENENEGERMKKSKKAAN